The genome window GGCCGGCGCCGATCTCCGCGAAGGTGCCGTAGATCCGGCCGTCCATGTTGATCTGGAAGGCCTTCTTGTTCGTTTGCAGATCGAGTTTTCCGTCCATCGTGTCGCAGAATGGCCGAGGATTTCGAACGGATGAAGACCCAAATGCGCGTCGACTGGCTTATCCGGGCTTGCCGTCGTCGAGAGGCGGCTCATGAGGAGGTGAGGGGCGGAAGATCGAGGGCAAATGGAAACGGAGTGCAGGAATTTTATCCTGCTTGCCAGTGAGAAAGTGGGCTTCTAATGCATCGGGCATGCGAAGAGTTGCGAGAGTTGCGGCGTGGGTGGGATTGGTGATTGGAGCGGGTAATCCGCTTCCGGCCGTCACGATCTCGGGTGAAGGAAGTTTTTCCAGTAATGGCGGTCTGACGATCTCCGGCACAAATGACCAATACGGCATTCTTGCGGTGAACGGACCGCAGGTGAACATCACGGGAGCCGTCATTTCGGTCCGCAATCCCGGCGGCCCAGGCCCCATCGGTCTTGTCGCGAGAGACGAGGGAACGGTCGTTCACTGGAACGATTCGCGTATCTTTACGCCGGGTGCGACGAGCGGCGGCGCCTTCGCCGACACGGGAAGCGTGATCGCGCTGCGCGGAGGGTCGATCCGGACGGATGGCTATGGGTTGAAAGTGCGCGATGCTACCCTGTCCGCGACGAATGCCGATATTCGCGCGGCGACGGGAGTCGGGGCGACGATTTTCGACACGCCGGCCAGTCGACCAGCGAGTCTGCGCATCTCTGGGGGAAGTCTCTCGGCCGGTGACGATGCCTTTCGCGTGGTGAACGCGGCGGCCACTATCATCGTCGAGAACGGGGCTCGAATTTCCCCCGGAGCGGGAAGCGACCTGCTCGACGTGCGATCCACGGACACGAAAAGTGCCGTCCGATTCGTGGCGAGAGCCGTGAACCTTTCCGGAGATGTGGTCTCGGACACCAAGAGCGCGACCGCCGTGAGCCTGGCAGATCGATCGGTGCTGACCGGGCGCGTCCAGGAGGCCTCGCTCCAGATCGACGGGACGAGTGCATGGACGATGACGGGGGCGTCGGTGCTCCGCTCTCTCGCGGTGGCGCCGGGCGGGTCGGTGCAGTTTGCACGGCCGACGGGAGGCGGGTTTTCACGTGTCGTGGTGAAGGATTCGCTTTCCGGGCAGGGACATTTCGGAATGAATGTCGACCTCGGCCGCGGTCGCGGAGATGAGCTGGTCGTGGAGGGTAAGAGCTCGGGGACGCACACCCTGGCGGTGACGAATCGCGGTTCGGCGGCTGCGGCCGGTAGCGCTCTTCGGGTGGTCGACACCGTGGATGGCGGGGCGCGGTTCAAGCTGGCGGGGGAAAAGATCGAGTCCGGCATGTTTACGTATCGGCTGGTGCAGGGGAATGGCGGGACGTCCACGGAAAGCCCGGCCGACTGGTATCTGGCCAGCCTGGCGAAGGGCGCAGGTTCCGGCGAGGCGACCGCGCCAGAGTTGAGCGCAAGTGGCCGGGCAATCGTGAATACCGCCGGAGCTCAGGCGCTGACCTGGCTGAGCGAGCTGGACACGCTGAATCAGCGAATGGGAGAGCTGCGTCTGGATCTGGCAATCCCGCGGGAGATGTCGGCGGAGGTCTCTGCGAAAGGGGCTGCCGAAGGGAAGGCCAAGGCGCCTGTCGAAGCCGAGGCGAAGCGAACCGGCGACGTGTGGGTGCGGGGTTTTGGTCGACGGATGAATGCGGACACTGGCCTCACCGGCGAGGGCTTCTCCCAGTATGTTTACGGAGTCGATCTGGGCTTCGATCGAGGCTTCCGTCTCGACGGCTCCTGGCTGGTGACGGGTCTCTACGGCGGCTGGGGCGGGGCCAGCCGGTTTTTCGACGCGGGCGGCACGGGATTGACGGAGAGCATCCACGGCGGCGTGTATGCGACATGGGTGACCGATTCCGGCTGGTATCTCGATGGCGTGGGCAAGCTCAACTATTTCGATAACCGCTTCGACGCGGTTTCGAGCTTCGGCGAGCATTCGAGAGGGCATTACGGGAACTGGGGCTTTGGTTTTTCCCTCGAAGGTGGCAGGCAATTCGAGCTTGGAAGAGGGTGGTTCCTCGAGCCGCAGGTGCAGGCAGCCTACACGCATCTCTCCGCGGCAAACTATGACACGAGCGACGATGTGTCGGTGGGATTGGGCGCGACCGAGGTCTTTCAAATGCGGGCCGGTTTGTCGGCGGGGCGCCGGTTTATGACCGCCTGGGGAGTCGTGCAACCCTATGTGAAAACGTCCTTCGTCGAAACCCTCAGCGACGGGGGAAAACTCGACGCCCAGGGGTATTCCGAGCGACCGAACCTCGACGGGGCCGGAGTCGAGGCCGGGGCGGGCGTGATGATGCAAGTGAGCGCGCGGGCCCAGATCTACGGGGAGTATCAATTCGCGGCGACCGAGAAATACACGCAGCCGTGGAGTGTCAACGGAGGCTTCCGCTGGCAGTGGTAGTGGCGCAAATGAGTTGCGAGGCCGAAGGGGTGGGCGAACGTTGGCGATGCCTCGAGCCTCCTCCATGCCCCAAGCGGAAATTGCCTCGTTCCAATCCCTGTGGCCGGGAGGGTATTACGAAGGCGACCCGCTCGATCCGCATCGCGCCGGATCGACCTATCGCGGCACGGGATTTGTAAGCGCGCTTTACGCGACGTATCTGGCGTGCATCCGGCCCTACATCACGCCGGAGACCGTGGCGTTGGAGATCGGTCCCGGCCGCGGGGCGTGGACGCGCACGATGCTCGACGCGAAGGAGGTGTGGGCGCTCGACGCGCTGTCGGCCGAACACAACGGCATCCGCGAGTATCTCGGCGATCCGGCGAATCTCCGTTACCATCAGGTGGAGGATTTTTCCGCCTCCATGCTGCCGGACAACCATTTCGACTACATGTTTTCCTTCGGCTGCCTATGCCATGTGTCGTTCGAGGGCATCACTGCCTACGCGAGGAATCTCCGGCCGAAGCTGAAGCCGGGTGCGCAGTGTTTCTGGATGGTCGGCGACGAGGAGAAGTTCAACGCCGCCAATCGGGACACGAGTCCGGAGGGATGGTGGGACAATGTGATTCCCAATCGCCCGCGTTATGCCCTGTTCAAACGGCTGTTCCTGGAACTGGCGAGCCGGCACCGGCGGGGGCCGGTCAAGCTGAGCGCGAGCAGGAAGCCGAGCCCCGGTCGCTGGTATCACGCGGGCGCTCAACGCACGGCGGAGATGCTGACGGAGCTGGGCTACCGCGTGCACGCCGTGGATGTGGGCTCGTGCCTGCGCGACCCGATCGTGCATTTCCAGCGGCTGGTGATCGCGCTGGCCGTGTGGGGAATGGGCCTGGCGGACTGGGGAGCGTTCGGCGCCGGTGTGGCCTGACCGGTTGCCGATCAACCCGGCTGGCCGGTAATCGCGGGGTCCCAGTCCTTCCAGACGGGATCGAGCCCCAGGCGAGCAAGGCGATGGGCGACTTCGGCGGGAGAGCGATCGTCGGAGATGGAGAATTGCTCCGTGGCAGCGGTGGCGGGGCCGTCGCAGGCGACCTGCCGGCCCTTGACCGTGAGGTGCAGGCTTTCCGTGCCCTGGCCGGTGTAGCCGCCAGGTTCCGTGTGGCTGCCGGCGCTCATCATGGTGATGCCGATTCGCGCGGCGGCGTCGCGCAGCGGGGCGGGCTCGCGGGTGCTCATCACGATGCCGATGTGCGGGAACGTGAGTCGCAGCGCGCAGATGAGCTGGAGAAACTCGCGGTCGGGCAGCGGCTGGCGGGGCTCGAAATCTCCCGCGGCGGGTTTCAGGCGCGGCAGGCTGACGGTGATCTGGGCCTTCCAGCAGCGCTTCATCAGGTAGTCGATGTGCGTGGCGAGGGCGACGGCTTCATCGCGCCAGTCCCAGAGCCCGAACAAGGCGCCGACGCCGAGACGGCGGAAGCCCGCGTCGTAAGCGCGCTCGGGGCAGTCGAGTCGCCAGTCGAAATTCTTCTTTGGCCCGTGGACATGCATCTCCGCGTAGGTCGCGCGATGGTAGCTTTCCTGATAAACGACGAGCCCCTCGGCGCCCGCGGCGACAAGCGGGAGATAATCGGCAGTTTCCATCGGGGCGACCTCGAGCGAGATGCCCGGGACGATCGGGGCGAGGGCGCGAATGCAGCGCTCGAGGTAGCCGTTCGAGACGAACTTCGGATGCTCGCCGGCGACCAGCAGGATGTTGCGAAAGCCCTCGGCCGCGAGGTGGCGCGCCTCGGTGAGCATCTCGTCGATCTCGAGCGTCACGCGCAGGATGGCGTTCTCGCGCGAGAAGCCGCAGTAGCTGCAGGAGTTAATGCACTCGTTCGAGAGATAGAGCGGCGCGAAGAGGCGCATCGTGCGCCCGAAAAACTTGCGCGTGGTCGCGGCGGACTCGGCGGCGAGCCGGTCGAGCTGCGCATCGCTGACGGGGTCGAGCTGGCGGCGGAAACGCGCGGCGAAGGGCGATTCCAGGCTGGCTTCGAATTGGGACGAGAACGACATCGCAGTCATTTTAACGGCGATTTTTCGAATGAACAGGGGGAGAAATTTTCTCCCGATGAGGGGCTCGATTCCGGAGCTATTTGCCCAGCGGGAGAGGCTGGCCGGGTTGGAAATGCGAGAACGGGCTGTCCTTCAACGCGAGGACGGTCTCGCCGGTGGCGTTTTGCGCGCGAATCTCCACCTGCCCGGGCTTCACGCCGTCGGGCAGCGTGGCGCTCCAGCGGTAGTCCTCGACGCGGGCGTCGATCGGTTTGCCGCCGCTCACGATCGTGACCTTCGAGCCGGGGGTGACTTCGCCGGAAATGAGCTGCCCGTCCTGACCGACCCAGGCGATGAATGGCTTCAGGTCGTAGAGGCTCTGGTGGTAGGCGACCTGAGCGGCGAGAGCCTTTTCGGAGAGCGGGGCATCGCTTGGGCCTTCGGCCATCTGTTTGATGTCGGCCGCGAGGACGGGATAGGGATGGTAGGACCGCTTGCCGTAGAATGATCCGAAGGGGCCGTGGCAGCGGGCGCAGTTGGCGTTGAAATAGCTGATCGCGGCGAGTTCGGGGAGTTCCGGAGCCTTCGATGTCGGGGCGGACAATGTGGCGGCGGCGCGCCGCGGCGTCGAGGCCGGCACGGGAGTCCCGGGATTGGCCGGAGCGCCCGTCCAGGTGATCCGATAGATCCGCTTGCCGGAGTCACTGCTGAAAAGCACGGAGCCGTCGGGCGCTTCGACGCAATCCACGGGGCGATCGAGGACATTGGTGCCGTCCGGGGCAAGCGTGCTGACGATGCACTGCGCGCCGCAGGGATCGCCGGTGAAGGGGTCGAACATCACGCGCTCCACGCGGTAGCCCACCTTCACGCTGCTGTTCCACGAGCCGTGAAGGGCGACGAATGCGTCTCCTCGTTGAGCGGGAAAGGTGTCCTTCGTGAGAAACGTGAAGCCATTGGGCGCCCAGTGCGCGCCGAAGGACCAGGCCGGCGGGATGGTCTTTGCGGCGAGTTCGAGGATGTCCGGACGTTTCTGGAATTCGATCCGGGGAACCCGGTTGCCGACGATGAACGGATGCCCGTAAAAGCCGCCCAGAACGTAATGATTGAACTCGCAGGGCGGGTTGAAATCGGTGACGGGTTGAAACTTCTGGCCCTTTCCGACTTTCTCGCCCAGCGGGCCGCCGAAATTGTCGGAGCCGTGATCCACTCCCCACACCTCGTTCGTGCCCGGGCGCAGGCGGAGTTTCTCGGTGTTGCGAATGCCGGAGGCGAAGAGCGCCTTGCTGCCGCCTTTCAAATCGTAGTGCCAGATCTTCTGGCGGTCGGTCGCGGATTCGTCGTTCGTGTTGCCGGAATCGCCGATCGATGTGTAAAAGCCGTCGTCGGTGACAAGCAGCGAGCGCCACCAATGGCCGCCGCCGCTGGGAAGATTGGCGAGCACCGTGACGACTTCGTCTGCCTTGCCGTCGCCATTCGTGTCGCGAGCCTTGAGGATGGCGCCCGTTTGCGCGAACCACAGCCAGCCGTCGTGGAAGGACATCGCGTGCACCTTGGGCAGGTTCGTCACGAAGGGAGTGACGGTCTCGTAAACGCCGTCGCCATCCGTGTCGCGCAGGGCCTGGATCGCGCCGGCAGCCGGTTGCGAGAGATAGAGCGTTCCCTTGTCGTCGAATTCCATCGCGCGAGCCTCGCCGAGCTTTTCTGCGGCCAGAGTCACGCGATAGCCGGGACGCACCGAGAACGGAGGAACGCCGGGGCCGACCTCGCCGCCGCTGGGGAGATTCTCCGCGCCGAGATTGCAAGAGGTGAGGGCGAGGATCGCGGCGACCAGAGTCTTCCGGGGGGACATGACGGAAAACAGAGCCGGGGAGGATCGAGTTGTCCATTCGGATTTCGCGGAACATCCGCCTCTGGCTCTCGTCGGGGGCATGTGCTTTGATGGCGGAAGGTTGTCATCGTCGTTTCGCTCTCCTCTTCCATGCCTTTTGAAAAATCCCTCTTCGCGGAGCGCCTCACCGGCGGCAGCGGCATCGAAACCCTCATGGACGATCTGGGCCACGCCCTGGCCGAGGGCGGCGCGGGGATTCGGATGCTCGGTGGTGGAAATCCGGCGCTGATCCCCGACGTCTGCGAGATCTGGCGGACGCGGATGGCCGAGCTGCTGGCCGAGGGCGCGCGGTTCGATCGCATGCTCGCGGTCTACGATCCGCCGAAGGGCAATCATCGCTTTGCCCTCGCGCTCGCCGGCTTTCTCCAGCGTGAATACGGCTGGAACGTCGGCGCGGAGCACATCGGCATCACGTGCGGCGGGCAGTCGGCATTCTTCTACCTGTTCAACCTGCTCGCGGGAGAGTTTGGCGGCGGTCGGCGCAAGCGGGTGCTGCTGCCGGTTGTGCCGGAATACATCGGTTACGCAAACCAGGGCCTCGGTCCGGATTTTTTCCGCGGGGCGATGCCCGAGATCGAGCACCTCGGTGGGCACGCCTTCAAATACCGCGTCGATTTTCGCCATCTCGAGATGACGCCGGACATCGGGGCAATCTGCGCGTCGCGGCCGACGAATCCCTCGGGCAACGTCCTCACCGATGCCGAGGTCGCGCATCTCGATGCGCTCGCGCGGGACGCCGACGTGCCGCTCATCCTCGACAATGCCTACGGCGAGCCATTTCCCGGCATCGTGTTCACCAGGATCCGGCCCGTCTGGAACGAAAACATCATTCTCACGCTCAGCCTCTCGAAGCTCGGCCTGCCGGGCACGCGCACGGGAATCGTCGTGGCGCATCCGGACATCATCCGCGCGATCACGTCGATGAACACGATCGCCGGGCTGGCGAATGGCACCGTCGGCCAGGCGCTGGTCACGCCGTTGCTCGAGTCGGGCGGCATTCGCGATCTCGTCGCCGCGCACGTGCGGCCGTATTACGAGCGCAAGGCCGCGAATGCCCGCCGGTGGATTGCGCAGTATTTCGACGACGCGCTCGATTACCACGTCCACGCGAGCGAGGGCGCGCTGTTTCTCTGGCTGTGGTTTCGCGGCCTGCCGATCTCCGCGCAGGCCCTTTACGAACGGTTGAAACATCGCGGCGTGCTCGTGGTGCCGGGTCACCATTTTGCGATTGGCTCGGCCGAGGCGGAACGCCACGCGCGCGAGTGCATTCGCGTGAGCTTCGCGATGGAGGACGCCGTCGTGGAGGAAGGCATTTCCTTGATCGCGGACGAAGTGGCGCGCGTTTACGAGGGGAATGGATAAATCGCCGCGCGGCGCTCGCGACACGCGCATCGACACGCTTCGAGGGCTCTTCCTCGCCGTGATGGCGGTGAACCATATTCCGAGCGAGCTGCATCCGTGGACGGACCATTCGCTCGGCTTCTTCAGCTCGGCCGAGGGCTTTTTCTTTTTGTCGGGATTGCTTGCGGGGCGCGTTTACACCCGCCGTCGCGACCGCGATGGCGCTCCTGAGGCGCGCGTTGCCTCGTGGAAACGCGCCGCGGTGATTTACGGTGCGCACCTGGTGACGTTCTTCGTGGTCTTTGCGGGAATTCTCACGTTTGCCCGGCTTACGGGCACCGCGCCGGGCCACGCGCCCGCGCTGCTGCTCGAGCATCCCTGGCAGGCGGCCGGTGCGGCGCTGCTGCTCGCGCTGCAACCGCCGCTCTTCGATATCCTGCCGCTTTACGCCGGCTTCATGCTGCTTCTGCCGGGGCTGCTTGCTCTCTACGCCCGGGGTTGGCAGTTCGTGGTCTTCGCGGCGAGCGTGGCGATCTGGTTCGTCGGGTATGCGTGGGTGCCTCCGGTGCCGGCGGATGCCTTCGCCACACACGCCTTCCCGTGGACGGCCTGGCAGCTCCCGCTGGTCGTGGGAAGCGTGTGCGGAAATTTCTGGGCGACCGGCCGCACCGGACTGTTTGTGATCCGGCCGGGGCTGCTGGTCACGGCTGGCCTCGTCTGCGCGGGGTGTTTCATCGTGCGGCATGCCTATGTTCCGCCGCCGGTGCCGATCCCGATCCTCGAAGCGATCTCGAGCAAGAATTTCCTCGGGCCGCTGCGCGTGCTGAACGTGGCGGCAGCGTTTTATCTGCTCCTTGCCGCGGCGCGTTGGCTGCCGCGCTTGCTGGAAATTCGTCCGCTCGCCTTCCTTGGCAAGCATACGCTGCCGGTCTTCTGCGCGCATATCGTGGCGGCCTATGTGATTTACGCGTTTCCCGGGACATTCGATGAATCCGCGGGCGGCCGCTGGCTGGGCACCGGGGTGATCCTTGCGGTGATGTTCGTTGCCGCATGGGCGCACGAAAGTTGGAAGAAACGCGGCGCTTAGGTCGCCCAGGCGGCGATGGCGTCAAGGTCGCGAGCCGCGAGCGGGCGCTCGGGGAGCGCGGAGGCGGAGAGGTTCTGAGGGCGGAGTTCGCCGCCCTGCCAGATCCAGGCATTTTCGGAATACGGGCCGACCTTTTGGGGATCGCTCCATGTGTGAATCGAGAGAAGGCGGGCGCCCACGGCGGCGGCGAGGTGCATGGGGCCGCTATCCACGCTTACGACCGCGCGGGTCCGCCGCAGCAGATGGATGAGCTGAGGAAGCGTGGTGCGATTCGTGAAATCGACGACGTTGGCCGGGAGATTCGCGGGGGCGGTCCCCACGCCGGCGAGCACGACGGTGGCGGGCGCGAGGCGCTCGGCAAGGGCGACGATTTGCTCCCCGGTGAGGGATTTGCCGGCGCCGCGGGCGTAGGGGTGGAGCAGGAGAAAATGGTCCGGGGCGTCGATCGGCTCGCCCGGGCCGAGGGGAAACCCGGGAGCGGCGGGAATGTCGAGGCCGAGCAACGGGAGGACGGCGAGGTAGCGGTCGACGGCGTGCTGGCGGGCGTGGACGGGAGCGGCGGCTTCGTAAAAAGCGGTCGCGCCCTCGCGGGCGTCGGAAAGACCAACGATGCGGCCCGGTCGCGTGGCCCGGGCGATGAGCGCGCTGCGGAGGAGGCCCTGGAGATCGATGGCGAGGTCGGGCCGGCGATTGCGCAGACCCAGGAGCCAGCGGCCGGCGCGAAGCAGGCCGGCGGGGCCGCGGTAGTTCTGCCGGTCGAACGGGAGGAGCGCGGCGACGGCGGGATTGTCAGCGAGGACGGACGCCCAGCGAGGATCGATCACCCACGTGAGCGTGGCTGCCGGCCACGCGCGATGCAGGGCGGCGGCGACGGGCAGGGCGTGAACGACGTCGCCGAGGGAACCGGGCTTGATGAGCAGGATGCTCGCCGGGGACGGCTCCATGGCTGGGCGGCTAGCGGCCGACGTTCAGGCGCTCGGCGAGTTTTTCGGGCAGGCCGGCGGCGCGAATGGCGGCCTGGGTGCCGGCGATGTCGTATTCCACGCGGCGGAGTTCGACCTCGTTGCTGACGGTGTCGTAGATGCAGTAAGAGGCGCGAGGATCCCCGTCGCGCGGCTGGCCGACGCTGCCGACATTGATGAGATATTTTTTGCCGGTCTGGAGCGGAAGAATGTCGAGGGGAAGGGAGCGCACGCTGCCGTCGCGGACGTAAGCCTTCGGCGAGTGGGTGTGGCCGATGAAGCAGAGTGTCGTGTGCTGGTAGCTAAAGCTGGTGGCGGCATCGAGCTGGTTGAAGACGTAGCCCCACTTGTGCGGCGTATCGAGGGTGGCGTGGACGATCGTGAAGTCCCGCACCTGGCGCTGGAGGCGCAGCTCGCGCAGCCAGCTGCGTTCGTCGTCGTTGAGCTGGGCGCGGGTCCATTGGATGGCCTCTTCGGCGAGGGCATTGAAGCCTTCCTGCTCGGTGATCATCGACGCCTGCTCGTCGTGGTTGCCCTTCACTGTCGGGCATTCCAGCTCGCGGACGATGGCGAGGCATTCACGGGGATTGGCGTTGTAGCCGACGATATCGCCCATGCAGACGTAGTGCGTGCAGAGCTGGGTGCGGGCGTCGGAGAGGACGGCCTCGAGGGCCTGGAGATTGGCGTGAATGTCGCCGAAGATCGCGAATCGCATCGAATGGTATTACGGAGCAGGTTGCCGGGCTGCCGTATCTTTTATGCGCTGATCGGCAGGGATACCAAGCTTCTCTTCGAGCTTCTTGAGATCGGAGATCACGCGGGGAACGCGCTGGGCTGGACCTTCGTCGTAGATGGCACGCAGTTCGTCGTAGGCCTTGCGTTCCTCACCAGGAATCTGGGCGAGCTCGTAGGCCCCCATGCGTCGGACATAGGCCCGGGCGCCGGGTTTGCTGGCGGCGGTGGCGAAGGCCTCTGCGGCGGCGGCGTGGTCTTCGTATTTGTCGCGCTCGAGGATGGCGAGCTTCTCCCAAAGGTCGGCGCTGTCGGGGTTCGAGCGCAGGCCGTCTTCGTAGAATTTTTTGCCGCGGTCCCAGTATTGCCGCTCGGCGCGTTCGCGGAGGACCTTGCTGGGCTGGGATTTATCCTCGAGGGCGGCGATGGAGGCGTTCCATGCCATGTGCCAGGCGGAGATATCCCAATAAAGGATCGATTTCGGCTGCAGGGTGGTGACGGTCTGGAACAGGCCGGCCATGCGGCCCCATTCGACTTTCTGCCAGGCGCTGTGGGCCTCGATCCAGAGCACGGCGGCGACGAGCGAGCGGAAGCCGCTGAGGGCGGCGACGAACCCCATCTGCCCGACCTGCTCGCGGAGGCTGAGGTTGAGATTCGTGGTGCGGAAGCCGGCGGCCTGCTGGAGTCGCGAGAGGTGAATCTCGAAGGGCAGGCGGGCTGCGCCGAAGAACAGCAGGACCGCGATGCCGATGGCCGCCCGTTTCATAGCTCGCGGTTCGAGAAGAAGAAGCAGGCGAGCAGGTAATACACGCCGATGTAGAGGAGGCCGAGCGTGGCGGTCTGGGTGAAGAGGGCGGCGGTGATGGGGTTTCCCGCGACGATGTCGTCGGTGAGGCTGAAGGCCTGGAGATCGGGGAAAATGAGGGCGACGAGGGCGAGAATCGGCTTCGTCCACCAGCGAATGTCAACGCCTTCGAGCCAATACTCGCGGGCGGTGGCCTGGAGGTGGCTGATGAAGTAGATCGCGATCGTGATCATCATCGTGAAGATCGCCGAGGTCGCGAAAGCGCTGATCATGAGCGTGAGCGCGGCCAGGAGCGCGGCTTTCACGAAGATGATGAGGATGCCGGGAACGAGATTCGCATTGAAGGTGACGGCCTGGATCGAGGCGACGGCGCGGGTGAGGTCCTCGCCGGTGAGTTGGGCGCGGGCGTCGGCCAGGGCGCCCTGCTCGCGAAGCCAGAGGACGGTGAGAAACAGCGCGGTCATCATCGTGATCGACAGGGCGAGCAGGAGGAAGATGCCGAGGAGCTTGCCGGCGAGGTATTCCCAGCGCGGAACGGGCTTTGCGAGGATCGTGAAGGTCGTGCGGTCCTCGAGATCCTTCGGCAGGAGCATGGCGGTCGCGAGGATCGCGAGGAGCGAGGTGAAGATCGACATCGCGCCGAGCGAGATGTCCTTGAGCATCTGGAACTCCTCCTCGGGCGTGAGGCGCGCCATGAAGAACGAATTCCCGATGACGAGGAGCGCGAAGATGAGAAGGAAGTAGAAGATCTTGAGCCGCGTGAGCTCGGTGAGGGTGTTCCAGGCCAGAGCCCAGATCCGCGCTGGTGAGAAGATCGGGGCCTGGGAAAATGCGCGCGGGGTCGCGTCGGTCATGGGACGGGGACGGGTTTGCGGGAACGTCTGGGGGGAGCGGGAAAACGGGTGCCGACGTCTTCGCCGCGGGCGGCGCCGGTGACGCCGCCAGGGAGGCGTCCATCGATGATCGTGGTGTTCACGCCACCGGTCACGGCGATCTTCACGGCCGTGAGCTTGGCGGCCATGCCGCCGACGGAGTTCGCGCCTTTTTCCGGCAGAACGAGGGCGAAGGCGGCGTCGATGTCCTTGATGACGGGCACGCGGCGGCGCTCGGCGTCGAGCACGCCGTCGGCGCTGGTGCAGATGATGAGCTGGTCGGCTTCGACGAGCAGGGCGACTTCGGCGGAAAGACGGTCGTTGTCGCCAAAGTTGAGTTCTTCGACGGCGACGGTGTCGTTTTCGTTGAAGATCGGGACGACGCTCTTCGCAGCGAGGATGCGCTCGAGGGTGTTGCGGACGTTCGTGCGGCGCTTGCGGCTGTCGATGTCGTCGTGGGTGACAAGCATCTGGGCGGGCTGAAGGTCGCTCCGGCCGAGATGGCGGGCGAACTCCCGAATGAGCAGCGGCTGGCCGATCGCGGCGCAGGCCTGCTTGCCGGGGAGGTCGGTGGGGCGCTCGGGCAGGCCGAGAGCCCCGACGCCGGCGGTGATGGCGGCGCTGCTGACGACAATGACGGAATGGCCTTCGGCAACGAGTTCGGCGAACTCGGCGGTAAGGCGGCGGAATTGATCGACGTCGAGGGAGCGACCACCGGGCTTGGCGAGGACGCCGGTGCCGAGTTTTACAACGATGCGCTTCATGCGGGGATGGTGAAAAGGTTGAGGAAACCGGCCTCGATCGCAAGGGCTTCCTGGACGTTGCGATCGAGCGCGGAAATGGTGTCGTCGAGCGCCTGGAGGCGGCGCAGGGTGGACTTCGGATCGGTGGATGCGGCCTGGGCGCGAAGGATGGGGCGATCGAA of Chthoniobacterales bacterium contains these proteins:
- a CDS encoding class I SAM-dependent methyltransferase, whose product is MPQAEIASFQSLWPGGYYEGDPLDPHRAGSTYRGTGFVSALYATYLACIRPYITPETVALEIGPGRGAWTRTMLDAKEVWALDALSAEHNGIREYLGDPANLRYHQVEDFSASMLPDNHFDYMFSFGCLCHVSFEGITAYARNLRPKLKPGAQCFWMVGDEEKFNAANRDTSPEGWWDNVIPNRPRYALFKRLFLELASRHRRGPVKLSASRKPSPGRWYHAGAQRTAEMLTELGYRVHAVDVGSCLRDPIVHFQRLVIALAVWGMGLADWGAFGAGVA
- a CDS encoding valine--pyruvate transaminase, with the protein product MPFEKSLFAERLTGGSGIETLMDDLGHALAEGGAGIRMLGGGNPALIPDVCEIWRTRMAELLAEGARFDRMLAVYDPPKGNHRFALALAGFLQREYGWNVGAEHIGITCGGQSAFFYLFNLLAGEFGGGRRKRVLLPVVPEYIGYANQGLGPDFFRGAMPEIEHLGGHAFKYRVDFRHLEMTPDIGAICASRPTNPSGNVLTDAEVAHLDALARDADVPLILDNAYGEPFPGIVFTRIRPVWNENIILTLSLSKLGLPGTRTGIVVAHPDIIRAITSMNTIAGLANGTVGQALVTPLLESGGIRDLVAAHVRPYYERKAANARRWIAQYFDDALDYHVHASEGALFLWLWFRGLPISAQALYERLKHRGVLVVPGHHFAIGSAEAERHARECIRVSFAMEDAVVEEGISLIADEVARVYEGNG
- the thiH gene encoding 2-iminoacetate synthase ThiH; this encodes MTAMSFSSQFEASLESPFAARFRRQLDPVSDAQLDRLAAESAATTRKFFGRTMRLFAPLYLSNECINSCSYCGFSRENAILRVTLEIDEMLTEARHLAAEGFRNILLVAGEHPKFVSNGYLERCIRALAPIVPGISLEVAPMETADYLPLVAAGAEGLVVYQESYHRATYAEMHVHGPKKNFDWRLDCPERAYDAGFRRLGVGALFGLWDWRDEAVALATHIDYLMKRCWKAQITVSLPRLKPAAGDFEPRQPLPDREFLQLICALRLTFPHIGIVMSTREPAPLRDAAARIGITMMSAGSHTEPGGYTGQGTESLHLTVKGRQVACDGPATAATEQFSISDDRSPAEVAHRLARLGLDPVWKDWDPAITGQPG
- a CDS encoding autotransporter outer membrane beta-barrel domain-containing protein: MGLVIGAGNPLPAVTISGEGSFSSNGGLTISGTNDQYGILAVNGPQVNITGAVISVRNPGGPGPIGLVARDEGTVVHWNDSRIFTPGATSGGAFADTGSVIALRGGSIRTDGYGLKVRDATLSATNADIRAATGVGATIFDTPASRPASLRISGGSLSAGDDAFRVVNAAATIIVENGARISPGAGSDLLDVRSTDTKSAVRFVARAVNLSGDVVSDTKSATAVSLADRSVLTGRVQEASLQIDGTSAWTMTGASVLRSLAVAPGGSVQFARPTGGGFSRVVVKDSLSGQGHFGMNVDLGRGRGDELVVEGKSSGTHTLAVTNRGSAAAAGSALRVVDTVDGGARFKLAGEKIESGMFTYRLVQGNGGTSTESPADWYLASLAKGAGSGEATAPELSASGRAIVNTAGAQALTWLSELDTLNQRMGELRLDLAIPREMSAEVSAKGAAEGKAKAPVEAEAKRTGDVWVRGFGRRMNADTGLTGEGFSQYVYGVDLGFDRGFRLDGSWLVTGLYGGWGGASRFFDAGGTGLTESIHGGVYATWVTDSGWYLDGVGKLNYFDNRFDAVSSFGEHSRGHYGNWGFGFSLEGGRQFELGRGWFLEPQVQAAYTHLSAANYDTSDDVSVGLGATEVFQMRAGLSAGRRFMTAWGVVQPYVKTSFVETLSDGGKLDAQGYSERPNLDGAGVEAGAGVMMQVSARAQIYGEYQFAATEKYTQPWSVNGGFRWQW
- a CDS encoding glycosyltransferase family 9 protein, whose product is MEPSPASILLIKPGSLGDVVHALPVAAALHRAWPAATLTWVIDPRWASVLADNPAVAALLPFDRQNYRGPAGLLRAGRWLLGLRNRRPDLAIDLQGLLRSALIARATRPGRIVGLSDAREGATAFYEAAAPVHARQHAVDRYLAVLPLLGLDIPAAPGFPLGPGEPIDAPDHFLLLHPYARGAGKSLTGEQIVALAERLAPATVVLAGVGTAPANLPANVVDFTNRTTLPQLIHLLRRTRAVVSVDSGPMHLAAAVGARLLSIHTWSDPQKVGPYSENAWIWQGGELRPQNLSASALPERPLAARDLDAIAAWAT
- the opgC gene encoding OpgC domain-containing protein, giving the protein MDKSPRGARDTRIDTLRGLFLAVMAVNHIPSELHPWTDHSLGFFSSAEGFFFLSGLLAGRVYTRRRDRDGAPEARVASWKRAAVIYGAHLVTFFVVFAGILTFARLTGTAPGHAPALLLEHPWQAAGAALLLALQPPLFDILPLYAGFMLLLPGLLALYARGWQFVVFAASVAIWFVGYAWVPPVPADAFATHAFPWTAWQLPLVVGSVCGNFWATGRTGLFVIRPGLLVTAGLVCAGCFIVRHAYVPPPVPIPILEAISSKNFLGPLRVLNVAAAFYLLLAAARWLPRLLEIRPLAFLGKHTLPVFCAHIVAAYVIYAFPGTFDESAGGRWLGTGVILAVMFVAAWAHESWKKRGA